The following proteins are encoded in a genomic region of Oryctolagus cuniculus chromosome 6, mOryCun1.1, whole genome shotgun sequence:
- the PRELID1 gene encoding PRELI domain-containing protein 1, mitochondrial isoform X2, with protein sequence MVKYFLGQSVLRSSWDQVFAAFWQRYPNPYSKHVLTEDIVHREVTPDRKLLSRRLLTKTNRMPRWAERLFPANVAHSVYILEDSIVDPQNKTMTTFTWNINHARLMMVEERCVYCVNSDNSGWTEIRREAWVSSSLFGVSRAVQEFGLARFKSNVTKTMKGFEYILAKLQGEAPSKTLVETAKEATEKAKETALAATEKAKDLANKAATKKQQQQQQFV encoded by the exons ATGGTGAAGTATTTCCTGGGCCAGAGCGTGCTCCGAAGTTCCTGGGACCAAGTATTCGCTGCCTTTTGGCAGCGATACCCGAATCCCTATAG CAAACATGTCTTGACTGAAGACATAGTCCACCGGGAGGTGACCCCTGACCGGAAGCTCCTGTCCCGTCGACTCCTGACCAAGACTAACAGGATGCCCCGCTGGGCAGAGCGACTATTTCCTGCCAATGTTGCTCACTCGGTGTACATCCTGGAGGACTCTATAGTGGACCCACAGAATAAGACCATGACCACCTTCACCTGGAACATCAACCACGCCCGGCTGATG ATGGTGGAGGAGCGATGTGTTTACTGTGTGAACTCAGACAACAGCGGCTGGACTGAAATCCGCCGGGAAGCCTGGGTCTCCTCCAGCTTGTTTGGCGTCTCCAGAGCGGTTCAG GAATTTGGTCTTGCCCGCTTCAAAAGCAATGTGACCAAGACTATGAAGGGCTTTGAGTACATCTTGGCCAAGCTGCAAG GTGAGGCCCCTTCCAAGACGCTTGTTGAGACAGCCAAGGAAGCCACGGAGAAGGCCAAGGAGACGGCGCTGGCAGCTACGGAAAAGGCCAAGGACCTGGCCAACAAGGCCGCCACCaagaagcagcagcaacagcagcagttcGTGTAG
- the PRELID1 gene encoding PRELI domain-containing protein 1, mitochondrial isoform X1, translated as MVKYFLGQSVLRSSWDQVFAAFWQRYPNPYSKHVLTEDIVHREVTPDRKLLSRRLLTKTNRMPRWAERLFPANVAHSVYILEDSIVDPQNKTMTTFTWNINHARLMMVEERCVYCVNSDNSGWTEIRREAWVSSSLFGVSRAVQDPPLVSCQEFGLARFKSNVTKTMKGFEYILAKLQGEAPSKTLVETAKEATEKAKETALAATEKAKDLANKAATKKQQQQQQFV; from the exons ATGGTGAAGTATTTCCTGGGCCAGAGCGTGCTCCGAAGTTCCTGGGACCAAGTATTCGCTGCCTTTTGGCAGCGATACCCGAATCCCTATAG CAAACATGTCTTGACTGAAGACATAGTCCACCGGGAGGTGACCCCTGACCGGAAGCTCCTGTCCCGTCGACTCCTGACCAAGACTAACAGGATGCCCCGCTGGGCAGAGCGACTATTTCCTGCCAATGTTGCTCACTCGGTGTACATCCTGGAGGACTCTATAGTGGACCCACAGAATAAGACCATGACCACCTTCACCTGGAACATCAACCACGCCCGGCTGATG ATGGTGGAGGAGCGATGTGTTTACTGTGTGAACTCAGACAACAGCGGCTGGACTGAAATCCGCCGGGAAGCCTGGGTCTCCTCCAGCTTGTTTGGCGTCTCCAGAGCGGTTCAG GATCCTCCCCTTGTCTCTTGCCAGGAATTTGGTCTTGCCCGCTTCAAAAGCAATGTGACCAAGACTATGAAGGGCTTTGAGTACATCTTGGCCAAGCTGCAAG GTGAGGCCCCTTCCAAGACGCTTGTTGAGACAGCCAAGGAAGCCACGGAGAAGGCCAAGGAGACGGCGCTGGCAGCTACGGAAAAGGCCAAGGACCTGGCCAACAAGGCCGCCACCaagaagcagcagcaacagcagcagttcGTGTAG